The Candidatus Eisenbacteria bacterium DNA window ATGATGGACGAGGGCGCGCGCGCCGCCGGCCGGGATCCGTCGAGGATCGAGATCGCGCCCTTCATGGCGATCATCCCGTTCGACGACGCCGGCGTGGCGCGCTCGATGATCAAGCCGCTCGTGTCGTTCTACATCGGCGGGATGGGCGCGTACTATCACGCGCTCTTCTGCCGCTACGGCTGGGAGGCCAACGCGAACGAGGTGCGCGACCTCTACAACGCCGGCAAGCGCAAGGAGGCCGCCGCGGCCGTCGCCGACGACCTGATCGACGCGATCGCGATCTGCGGGCCCGCCGACCACTGCCGCGCGAAGCTGAAGGAATGGCGCGCGGCCGGCGTCGGCACGGCGCTCATGAACCTGCCGACGGGCGCCCCGTTCGAGCTCGCCGAGCAGCTCCTGCGAACGATGGCGCCCGGCTGAGCGTTGCGGTTGCCGCTCCGGAGGCCACCCGGTATCTAACCCCGGTGACCGGCGATCAGATCCGCCAGAGCTTCCTCGACTTCTTCCGTCTGCGCGGGCACACGATCGTCCCGAGCGCACCGCTCGTGCCGGCGAACGACCCGAGCCTCTTGTTCACGAACGCGGGCATGGTGCAGTTCAAGCACGTCTTCCTCGGCAGCGAGACGCGCCCGTACACTCGCGCGGCCGACACGCAGAAATGCCTGCGGATCAGCGGCAAGCACAACGACCTCGAACAGGTGGGCCGCGACACCTATCACCACACGCTCTTCGAGATGCTCGGCAACTGGTCGTTCGGCGACTACTACAAGCGCGAGGCGATCGGGTGGGCGTGGGAGCTGCTGACCAAGGTCTGGAAGCTCCCGAAGGACAAGCTCTTCGCCACCGTCTACACGACCGACGACGAGGCCGACGCGCTCTGGCGCGAGGTGACGGACATCGGTCACGATCGCATCAGCCGCTTCGAGAAGGAGAACTTCTGGGAAATGGCGGACACGGGGCCATGCGGCCCGTGCACCGAGATCCACATCGACCGCGGTCCCGACGCGTGCGACCACGAGGGCCAGCCGCACCGCTGCCAGGTGAACGGCGACTGCGCGCGCTACATCGAGATCTGGAACCTCGTCTTCATCCAGAACAACCGGGACGCGTCGGGTACGCTTTCCGAGCTGCCGGCGAAGCACGTCGACACCGGAATGGGCTTCGAGCGCATCGCGGCCGTCATCCAGAACGTCCCGAGCAACTACGACATCGACCTCTTCCAGACGATCATCCAGCGCACCGAGCGACTGGCGGCGAAGCGGTATCGTGCGAACGAGAAGGACGACGTGTCGCTGCGGGTCATCGCCGACCACTCGCGCGCGGTCACCTTCCTGGTCGGCGAGGGTATCGTGCCGTCGAACGAGGGGCGCGGCTACGTCCTGCGGCGCCTGCTGCGCCGTGCGGCGCGCCACGGCAAGCTCCTCGGCATGGAGCGGCCGTTCCTGTGGGAGGTCGTCGATGCAGTGGTCGACGCGATGGGCGGCGCCTTTCCGGAGATCGTCGAGGCGCGTGCGCGCGTGAAGGAAGTCGTGCGGACCGAGGAAGAGCGCTTCGCGCAGACGCTCGATCGCGGTCTGGCGCTCCTCTCCGACGAGATCGCGGCCACGCGGAAGCGCGGCGCGACGACGCTCTCGGGCGCCGTCGCCTTCAAGCTCTCCGACACGTTCGGCTTCCCGCTCGACCTCACCGAGGACATCCTCGCCGGTGAGGGCCTCGTGGTCGACAAGGACGGCTTCGAGCGCGCGATGGACGAGCAGCGCGAGCGGGCGCGCGGCGCGCAGAAGTTCGTCGACGCGGGCGGCGGACCGGAGCTCGCCGGGCTCGGCGAGCGCACGAGCCGTTTCGTCGGCGATCGCGTGACGGAGTCGGAGTCCGAGGTCCTGGCGCTCGTCGCCGACGGCGTCCAGACGCGCGGCCCGGTGCGCGAGGGAAGCCAGGTCGACGTCGTCACGGCGGAGACGCCCTTCTACGCCGAGTCCGGCGGCCAGGTGGGCGACCGGGGCTGGATCACCACCGCGTCCGGCGCCCGGATCGAGGTCCAGGACACGCACAAGATCGCCGGCGCCGTCGTCGCGCACCGAGGCGTCGTGCGGCAGGGCGCCATCGCCGTCGGCGATCGCGTGCGGCTCGCGATCGACGCCGCCCGGCGCGAGGCGGCGCGCCTCAATCACTCCGCGACCCACCTCGTGCACGGCGTGCTGCGGCGGCGCCTCGGCCCGCACGTCAAGCAGGCCGGCTCGCTCGTCGATCCGCAGAAGCTCCGCTTCGACTTCAACCACCACAAGCCCGTCTCGCCCGACGAGCTGCAGGCGATCGAGGACGAGGTGAACGCGGAGATCCGTGCCAACGTCGAGGTGACGCAGGAGGAGATGTCGTACGACGACGCGATCCGCGCCGGCGCGCTCGCGTTCTTCGGCGACAAGTACGGCGATCGCGTGCGCGTCGTGCGCATGGGCGAGTTCTCGACCGAGCTCTGCGGCGGGACGCACGTGCAGCGCACGGGCGACATCGGCGTCTTCAAGCTCGACGGCGAGAGCGGCGTCGCGGCCGGCGTGCGGCGCATCGAGGCGGCGACCGGGGCCGGCGCGCTGGGCGAGATCCGCCGGCATGAGGCGCTCCTCGGCGAGATCGCGCACCTCCTGCGCGCCGGCGAGCAGGACGCCAAGGCCAAGCTCGAGAAGCTCCTCGCGCAGAGCCGGGAGCTGGAAAAGCGCATCGCCGAGCTGCAGGGCAAGCTCGCCGGCGGCGCCAGCCGCGACGTCATGGCCGACGCCAAGCAGGTGAACGGCATCACCGTGCTCGCGACCAAGGTCGAGGGGCTCGACGACAAGGGGCTGCGCGACATGGCCGACAAGCTGCGCGATCGCATCAAGTCGGGCGTCGTCGTGCTCGGCGGCGCGCAGGGCGACAAGGTGATGCTGCTCGCAACCGTCACGAAGGATCTCGTCGGCACGTACCACGCCGGCAACATCATCAAGCGCCTGGCGCCCATGGTCGGCGGCGGTGGTGGTGGACGGCCCGACTTCGCGCAGGCCGGCGGCAAGGATCCCACCAAGCTCGACGCCGCGCTCGCCGCGGCCTACGAGCTGGTTGGAGCGGGGAGCTGATCGTTGGCCGAGCCGGCGACCCTTCCCCCGACGCTTCGCTTCGCGAACCCGACGCACTTCCGCGCGCTCCTCGGCCAGCACGACGAGCACGTGCGGCTCGTCGAGCGCGAGGTCGGCGTGCGCATCGACGTCGGCGACGGCACGCTCGCCGTCCACGGCGATCGGGTCGAGACCGAGCTCGCGACACGGGTGCTGGAGCAGCTCTACGGGCTCATCGAGCAGGGCTACCCGATCTACGCCTCCGACGTCGAGTACGCGATCCGCATCCTGTCGGGCGACCACACCGCGAACCTGCGCGACATCTTCCTCGACACGGTCTTCATCTCCGCCAGCCGCCACACGATCACGCCGAAGAGCATCGCGCAGAAGGCGTACATCGACGCGATCCGGAACTTCGACATCGTGTTCGGCATCGGACCCGCGGGCACGGGCAAGACCTACCTCGCCATGGCGATGGCCGTCGCGGAGCTGATGAAGAACAACTTCAACCGGATCGTGCTCTGCCGGCCCGCAGTCGAGGCCGGCGAGCGGCTCGGGTTCCTGCCCGGCGACCTCGCCGAGAAGGTGAACCCGTACCTCCGGCCGCTGTACGACGCGCTCAACGACATGGTCGACTTCGACCGGGCGCGGAAGCTGATCGAGCGCGGGACGATCGAGGTGGCGCCGCTCGCGTTCATGCGCGGCCGCACCCTCAACGACTCGTTCGTCATCCTCGACGAGGCGCAGAACACGACGACCGAGCAGATGAAGATGTTCCTCACCCGGCTCGGCTACGGCTCCAAGGCCATCATCACCGGCGACGTGACGCAGATCGACCTGCCGGCCGGGAAGCAATCGGGGCTGAAGGAAGCGCAGGCCCTCCTGCGCGGCATCCAGGGGATTCGCTTCGTCACCTTCACCGAGCGCGACGTCGTGCGCCATCCGCTGGTGCAGGAGATCATCGGCGCCTACGACCGCGCGGAGCGCTGAGGGGATGGCGGTGCTCGTCGCGATGCGCGGGCGCCGGGTCCCGGCACTCGCACGGCGGCTCGGCCGCAGCGCCCGGCGCCTGCTGCGGGCGCTCGGGCTCGCCGACGCGGAGCTCTCGCTGGTGCTCGTCTCCGATCCCGTCATCCACGAGCTCAATCGCACCTGGCGGCGGAAGAACCGCCCGACCGACGTCCTCGCGTTCGCGCAGGGCGAAGGGCCGGGTCGCGCGCCCGAGGGACTCCTCGGCGACGTCGTCATCTCCGTCGACACCGCCCGCCGCCAGGCGGCGGCCCTCGGCCACTCGCTCGCGGTCGAGGGCGATCGCCTGCTCGTGCACGGCCTCCTGCACCTCCTGGGCTACGATCACGAGCGATCGGCCGGCGAGGCCCGTCGCATGCAGCGCAAGGAGCGCGCACTCCTGCGTGCGCTCGCAGGATGAGCGGGCCTGCGGTACTGATCGGGTCGAACGGCGCGGCGCAGGTCGCCGTCGCCGAAGGCGCGCCGCCCGGGCTGCGGTGGCGGAACGCGCTCGCGATCGTCTCGGGTCTCGCGCTCGCGGCCGCGTTCCCGTCCTTCGACGTCGAGCCGCTCGCGTGGATCGGCTTCGTGCCGCTGCTGCAGGCGATCCGCGGGCAGACGCCGGCGCGCGCGTTCCGCCTGGGATGGCTCACGGGGTTCGTCTTCTACCTCGCCACCACCTATTGGGTCGGCTACACGATCGTGCACTACACGAACGTGCCGCTCGTGATCGCCATGGCGATCGTGGTGCTGATGGCGAGCGCGCTCGCGTGCTACCACGGCGCGTTCGCGGCGGGCATCCGCTTCTTCGAGCGGGGCGGGCGCGATGCGGTGTGGCTCGCGCCGGCGCTCTGGGTGACGCTCGAGTGGATGCGTGGCTGGTTCTTCATCGGCTTTCCCTGGGGCGCGCTCGGCTACTCGCAGTATCGCTTCCACGACCTCGTCCAGATCGCCGAGCTGACCGGCGTCTACGGCGTGTCGGCGGTGCTGGTGCTCTTCAACGTCGTGGTCGCGAACGTGCTGCGCGAGCGTGGGACGAGCGTGCGACGGCAGCTCCCGGCGCTCCTCACGGTGACGGTCCTGCTCGTCGTGCTGCCGGCGCTCGGCCACTGGCGCATCGGCACGCTCGCGCGCGAGCCGATCACCGGAACCCTGCGCGTCGGGCTCGCGCAGGGCAACGTCGAGCAGGACCAGAAGTGGGATCCGGCATTCCAGGACGAGACCATGGCGCGCTACGAAGTGCTGACGCTCGACGCCACCCGCGACGGGGCGCGGCTCGTCGTGTGGCCCGAGACGGCGGCACCCTTCTTCTTCCAGAACCCGAGCGACCTGCGCGAGGGCGTGCTCGGGCTCGCGCGCCGGACCCGGACGCCGCTCTTGATCGGCACGCCCGCCTACG harbors:
- the lnt gene encoding apolipoprotein N-acyltransferase — translated: MSGPAVLIGSNGAAQVAVAEGAPPGLRWRNALAIVSGLALAAAFPSFDVEPLAWIGFVPLLQAIRGQTPARAFRLGWLTGFVFYLATTYWVGYTIVHYTNVPLVIAMAIVVLMASALACYHGAFAAGIRFFERGGRDAVWLAPALWVTLEWMRGWFFIGFPWGALGYSQYRFHDLVQIAELTGVYGVSAVLVLFNVVVANVLRERGTSVRRQLPALLTVTVLLVVLPALGHWRIGTLAREPITGTLRVGLAQGNVEQDQKWDPAFQDETMARYEVLTLDATRDGARLVVWPETAAPFFFQNPSDLREGVLGLARRTRTPLLIGTPAYEQTGTGRMQQRNRAYLVAPSGEEAGYYDKIQLVPFGEYVPLARLLFFVKQIVTAVGTIGAGENATVFRVPEGKFGVLICYEGVFPALTRRFVDGGADFLVNITNDAWYGRTSAPYQHLVQASFRAIENRVPLVRAANTGISAIIDPDGRIRWQGPLYEMLWHVDDIRWTGTRTFYTRFGDVFVWLCAIVTVLGLVTTAARKPS
- a CDS encoding PhoH family protein; translation: MAEPATLPPTLRFANPTHFRALLGQHDEHVRLVEREVGVRIDVGDGTLAVHGDRVETELATRVLEQLYGLIEQGYPIYASDVEYAIRILSGDHTANLRDIFLDTVFISASRHTITPKSIAQKAYIDAIRNFDIVFGIGPAGTGKTYLAMAMAVAELMKNNFNRIVLCRPAVEAGERLGFLPGDLAEKVNPYLRPLYDALNDMVDFDRARKLIERGTIEVAPLAFMRGRTLNDSFVILDEAQNTTTEQMKMFLTRLGYGSKAIITGDVTQIDLPAGKQSGLKEAQALLRGIQGIRFVTFTERDVVRHPLVQEIIGAYDRAER
- the alaS gene encoding alanine--tRNA ligase, producing MTGDQIRQSFLDFFRLRGHTIVPSAPLVPANDPSLLFTNAGMVQFKHVFLGSETRPYTRAADTQKCLRISGKHNDLEQVGRDTYHHTLFEMLGNWSFGDYYKREAIGWAWELLTKVWKLPKDKLFATVYTTDDEADALWREVTDIGHDRISRFEKENFWEMADTGPCGPCTEIHIDRGPDACDHEGQPHRCQVNGDCARYIEIWNLVFIQNNRDASGTLSELPAKHVDTGMGFERIAAVIQNVPSNYDIDLFQTIIQRTERLAAKRYRANEKDDVSLRVIADHSRAVTFLVGEGIVPSNEGRGYVLRRLLRRAARHGKLLGMERPFLWEVVDAVVDAMGGAFPEIVEARARVKEVVRTEEERFAQTLDRGLALLSDEIAATRKRGATTLSGAVAFKLSDTFGFPLDLTEDILAGEGLVVDKDGFERAMDEQRERARGAQKFVDAGGGPELAGLGERTSRFVGDRVTESESEVLALVADGVQTRGPVREGSQVDVVTAETPFYAESGGQVGDRGWITTASGARIEVQDTHKIAGAVVAHRGVVRQGAIAVGDRVRLAIDAARREAARLNHSATHLVHGVLRRRLGPHVKQAGSLVDPQKLRFDFNHHKPVSPDELQAIEDEVNAEIRANVEVTQEEMSYDDAIRAGALAFFGDKYGDRVRVVRMGEFSTELCGGTHVQRTGDIGVFKLDGESGVAAGVRRIEAATGAGALGEIRRHEALLGEIAHLLRAGEQDAKAKLEKLLAQSRELEKRIAELQGKLAGGASRDVMADAKQVNGITVLATKVEGLDDKGLRDMADKLRDRIKSGVVVLGGAQGDKVMLLATVTKDLVGTYHAGNIIKRLAPMVGGGGGGRPDFAQAGGKDPTKLDAALAAAYELVGAGS
- the ybeY gene encoding rRNA maturation RNase YbeY, encoding MAVLVAMRGRRVPALARRLGRSARRLLRALGLADAELSLVLVSDPVIHELNRTWRRKNRPTDVLAFAQGEGPGRAPEGLLGDVVISVDTARRQAAALGHSLAVEGDRLLVHGLLHLLGYDHERSAGEARRMQRKERALLRALAG